In the genome of Aequorivita sp. H23M31, the window AACCTAGCATTTTCATCTTAATAGGTGTGGGGCCAGATAAGTATTCGTCGTATTGTTGGTAGATAGTGTCGTGAAATTCCGAAAATATTTCCCATCTGTTTTTGGGATATTCCATAGTGTTGTTTTTGATCATACTGGGCAGAAAAGGATCGGCAATCAATCCTCGGCCAATCATAAAATGATCGATACTTTTAAAGCGATCTTCAATAGCTTTAAAAGTGGCAACGCTGGTAATGTCTCCGTTATAGTACAACTTGTGTATGCTGCTGTCGATGCATTTTTCAAAAGCATCCAGATCGACAGGGCCCTTGTAAAGTTGCTTCCCTATTCTGGCGTGAATGGCAATGTTTTTCAGCGGATATTTATCCAAAACAGTAAAAGCTTCCAGAATTTCTTCAGCGTGTTCATAGCCCATTCGCATTTTCATAGAAACCAAGATGTCTGTTTCATTGTGCGCTCTATCTAAAATTTCATCAATTTTTGGAGGATTGCAAATCAATCCTGAGCCCATTCCAGATTTGGCAACCATTGGGTAGGGGCAACCTAAATTCCAGTTCAATTCCTTATAACCTAAGCTTTGAACATATTTGGCAACAAATATAAATTCGTCGGCATCGTTGGTTATTATCTGTGGTATCACTTCAACGGTTGAGTTGTTTTCTGGCGCTAAGTCATTTTTAAAAGATTGCTTGATCGTCATTTTTCCATTCAGCCTAATATATGGAGCGTAAAAGGTATCAATCCCACCAAAGTAATGGTTGAAGGCATTGCGGAATCTGAAATCGGTAAAGCCTTGTAAAGGAGATGAAAGTAGGGTGGAAGCCATCGTGCTGTTTAGTGGGGGTAAAGATAGGGTATATCGTTTTAGGTTGAAGGTTTGTTGTTTCGGTTAAATCTTATCCGCACATTTTCGGATGCGTTCGGATAAATCATAAAGGGAATTTTTCAAAAGTTCTTTTTCTTCTTCCGTAAAATCACTTTCATTGTTGTTACCATCATAGCCGTTTAATTTTTGACGGAACCAGCTTCTAGACTTTCCAAAATAATGAGTTGAAATATGTGCCCATTTCACACCCCCGCTGGCGCGGGCGCAATGTCATTAAGTTAGCGTGTTAAATTGTTGATTTTCAGTAATATACACTTGTTTTTCATTCAAATAAATCGTATATTTAACTGATAATCAATGACTTATTTATGAAAAAAAACCGCTAATTTTATCCTTGAAAAGATAAAGGCAACGATTTTTAGCAATGAGCTAAAAACGGAGTTTAAAGTTTCAAACGAACATTTTACTAGAAACAGAAAACAATGTTTTCCAATCCTTCTTTTATTTATGTTGAACTTCCTAAGAAAAAGCCTATCCCTAGAAATAGAGAATTTCACCAGCTTGCTTAAGGCTGGTTCTAATTCGAAATTTACCAAGAGCGCTTTTGTACAGGCCAGAAAGAAGATTAGGCCTGAAGTGTTCGATGAGCTCTCCCGAGTATTGCTGAACGAATTTTATACCGATAATGTTCCAGCGATAAAGTTATGGAACGGGTTTAGGCTATTGGCGGTAGATGGAACTCGAATTACCCTGCCGATCACTGATGAGCTCAAAGCAATTTATGGGGAGACCAAGAACCAATCCAGTACTGTTTTGGTTCAGGCAAGATGTTCCGTTATTTATGACGTACTGAATAAATATGTCCTCGATGGTATTTTGGCCCCCGTAGTACGGGGAGAAAGAGATCTGGCCCTTACCCATCTTGAGCATTGTAAAAGTAATGACTTGATTATCTACGACAGGGGGTATCCGTCTTATGATTTTATACAGCAGCATGTCAAAAGTGAATTTGATTATTTGATGCGGGTAAAGACAAGTTTTAGCGGTTTGGTCATGGATTTTGAAAAGAGCAGAAAGAAGTCACTTGTGGTAGCGATATATCCAGGCAAAAATGCCAAACTCACAGATAAAGAATATACTAAGAACTGTCCTATAAAAGTACGGCTGGTGAGAATTGAGCTGGGCAAGGGGAACGTCGAGATTTTAATGACCTCGTTGTTGGACAGCAATCTGTACCCGACAAGTCAGTTCAAGGAGCTATACTTCAAAAGATGGGGCGTAGAGACTTTTTATGACGAGCTCAAAAACAAATTGAGAGTCGAACACTTTTCCGGCTATTCAAACCAGAGCATTCTACAGGATTTTAAGGCAGCATTATTTGTAAGCAATGTACAGACCTTGATTGTCAGTGAGCTCGAAGATGAGCTTAAGGATATTAATCGGGGTAAGAAATACGATTATAAGGTCAACACAAATATATCTTATGGGCTTTTAAAGAATAGAGTAGTAACGTTATTTCTTGATGAAAAAACAGATGGAAGCGACATTGTAGAAGAACTTAAATCCTTATACAAATCGCATTTGGTCCCTAGTAGGCCCAATCGAAAATCAGAAAGAAACCCTGGGAAATATCGCGCAAGAATAAAGCCAAAAATAACTAAGAATCAGAAAGATGGAGTTTGAGAAAACCTTAACTTAATGACATTGGGCGCGGGCGTCTCGCCCGTGTCTTCCACGACCTCATTCCTTAGTAAGAAAATTATTGGTTTTCGGAACTCAACCTCCACAAACATTCGTCTATTTGTGGTCACCCTAAATAAGAACCAACAAACTTCATATACAAAAAACTAAAGCCGACCTCGAAAAGATCGGCTCAAAGGTTTGGATCCAAATTTATACTCGAGTGGCTAACTAATCCTTACTTATCCCAGGATAAATCTTGGCCCAATCCTTTTTCATATCGACAATTAGCCAATTGTTTTTGGCGGCATCGTCCAATCCTTTTTCCAATTTACCAATATGTGAACTTCTGTCGTAGGCATATTCTCTTTCGGAATCGGTGTGATGAACAAACATTCCGAAACGAGGGTAGCCTGTTGCCGTTGTAGTCCATTGTAGCATTTGATAATCGCCATCAGAATTTCCGGCAGCAAATACGGGTCGTTTGCCGATATATTCATGGATGCCTATTGGTTTTCCCTCATCATCATTATAGAAATTCAATTCAGCTAGCCTCATAATAACTGGTTTTCCATCAACATAAACAAAACATGAAAATAATCTTACGTATCACAATTTTTGTTATTTGTGTGTTTACTTTTCTAAACGCCTTAGTATTCGTTGGAATATCGGTATATCATAGTATACACGCATATTTAATGATTATTGAGGGGCATATGGAAAACCGTCCGGGAATATATTTGGCAGAAGCTCTGGATGCTTTTTTACTGGCCATCGTATTTATAATCTTTGCTATCGGAATTGGAAAGTTGTTTTTTCCCGATAGTAAATTATTGATGAACATTCAGTTCAGTTGGTTAAATCCTAAGAGTTTTTCAGACCTTAAAGGAATTCTTTGGGAAGCAATCCTTACAACCTTGGTGGTTTTATTTGCAACTATGGTAGTCCATCAAATGAATGATCTTACTTGGAATCTTTTGATTATTCCCGCCGCCATCCTTCTAATCGCAATCGCCTTATGAATGATGAAAAGTGCTCATTAATACAGATAAAATTGTTTGTAAAAATGAAATGAATTTTAAAGCCAACTTAGATTTTTTTAAAATCGAATTAATTGGATGGCTAATTGTCAGTAGAATAGAGTAGGAATCTGTGTTTAGTTTGAAATTAATATATAAATTTTCAATCATGCAATTCAAGGTAATTCAATTTGCAATATTCTTTTTAGGTTGTCAATTTTTGTGTGCCCAAGAGGCAAAAATCAAAAATCCAATCTTAACGGATAAATTTATAATCAGCGCCGGTTTATACAGTCCCTTGAACAATGTGAAACTCAGTGCAAACGGCACCGCCTCGGCTCGGGAATCCAGACAAATTGACTTCGATAAACATTTTAATATTGCCGATTATCAGAATACTTTTTCTATGAATTTTACATGGCGATTTGCCAAAAACTGGAATGTATCTGCGGATTTCTTTAGAATAAAACGGGAAAATCAAGTTGTTTTTGAGGACGATATTCAGTGGAAAAACGTAACGTTCAAACAGGGTACTGGAGTAGAGGGAGGTTTCGGATTTTCACTATATCGTGTTTTTTTTGGAAGAGTAATAGCCAGGGGAAATCAATATGAACTTGGAGGCGGATTAGGAGCACATATCATTACCATTTTTCCATTTATAGAAGGGCAAGCTTATATAAACGACAATGATTTCGAATTTAAACGACACGAAGTTAGTAGTACCTTGCCCTTACCCAATATTGGAATCTGGTTTATCTACGCTCCAATCCAAAAATTATCCCTGACCACAAAACTGGATTGGTTTGGAATAAAAATAGATAATTTTTCTGGTGTTCTATGGGATATTTCTCCTACTATAAATTATCAGGCCTTCCGAAATTTGGGGATAAGCGCTGGCTACAAATTCCTGGATTTTGGTGTGGAAGTAGATAAAAATAAATGGCAAGGCAATATAGATCTGCAATTTCAAGGACCGACTGTTAGTGTGTTTGGGAATTTTTAATTTGAATTAAAAATCTCACCTGTTTTGCAAGGGTCTTATCTTGAAATAGGGTTATGCTAGAGTGTAAAATATGTAAACTTTTTTAGGACATGATAGCTACCTGTGCTCGGACGTCACGCTTTTGTCCTCAGGTATGTCTATCCTGATTACTGACTGGGTCCTGTTTCTTGATTCTTGATTCTGGATTCGTGGATTTTTCACTCCCCATTTTTACCCACAAACCTCGAAAAAGAAAATAAATTTGGTAGATTTAATGTAATGTATAAATTTGCATATTCCATTCTAGTTCCCCACTTCTGTATCTTTTTGCTGCTGAATGGATTAACAGCCTTCTTAATAGCGTCCATTAGTACTATCCAAAACTAATATTTAACTCGGACTAGGCAGTCTTCACGGAACCCCCTATTTTATGCCTCTTAAAAGCTATTTTTTACTTTTTGCAATGCTGATGCTTGCGACTAATTTTTATTGCCAAGTCGGAATTGGTACAACTGACCCTTCACCTGCTGCGATGTTAGAGGTGAGCAGCACTTCTGATGAAGGGGCTACTTATGGCGGATTTATGCCGCCGCGGGTGCCGGATATTACTGCACGGGATCTAATTAACCCAGCTGCTGGTGACATAGGCTTGTTGGTATTTGTGGAAACTATTGGATGTTTGCAAATGTGGAGTGGTACTGAATAGTTAAATGTAAAATGTATTACTACATGGCCAGCAATACATAATTTTGACACCACTCCCGTACCATTTGAGTTGCTTTTGGAGAGTTATACAGGCGGATATTATTCAAGTGGCGTCGGTAATTTTCCGGACACTAATATGTACTCAAGCGCGTATCGTGGATATGCTGTTAATAAAGGAACAGTTGAACTGATTTTTGGTCCTATAGCAACACCAGCAAGTGCAAAATTCAAAATACGTTTAGCATCGTTTTCAGTAACAAATGGGAATGGCGCTGACGCAACTGATACAGTAATAGTTTCGATCAGTATAGATGGTGGCACAACATATTCTGAAGAGCTTCTTATTAAGGGAAATGACAATAATAAATGGGGGTTTGATGCCGTAAGAGCTGCGACAACCAGCTATAATGGAACTAATACACCGAATTCATTTACTTCTGGAAGTGGAATACATCCTACTACTGGTGGAATATCGTTTCTGGAGGTTACCGGAATTCCAACTTCTACAAACCTTAAAGTTAAAATTGAAATGAAAAACAATGCAGATAATGAAATTTGGGTGGTCGATGATGCGGAAATTGATATTGAATAATTGACTTAAATTTTGTAAATCTAGCAACTGAAATCCTCCTTATACTCCCAGTTTCACCATTTAAAAATCCAATCTTTATTGGTTGTCGTGTAACTAAGGCGTGTAACTAAATAGATACTCCCCGGATACTCCACGGATAGTCCACGGATGGTTCATTAAAACCCATTAAAAAAATGACATCAAAGAAAAAACAGAATACAAGCATATCATGCCAAGGTCTGCCACTTCCGATCACCAGTCACCAATCGTCAACTACCGTCTACCGACTACCGACTCTTAAAACTCCAGTTTCAAACTAAAATTCACACTCCTCCCAATATTAAAAATTCCTTCCGGCTTAAACCGAGAGAGGTGCGCCACATATTTTTTGTCTGTCAAATTTGTGCCATTCAAACCTACTTTCAAAAGAAACTTATCGATCTTAAAACTGCTTTCTACGCCTGCACTTAGTAAGGAATAACCTCCCGTACGGGTTTCGAAATCGCTGATATTGGTTTGGTCAAAGATATTTTTTAGCGTGATAAAGGCAGAGCTTTTCTTTCTTGTTTTTCCATCTTCAAATTCCACTCGAAAGGTATTTTGAATGGAATTGGCCGGAATTAAAGGCAAATAATCATCGTTTTGCAATTTGCCTGTTACGGTCTCGAAACTGCTTTCAAAATGCAGCCAATCGAGTGGATGTGGGTGTAAATGAAAGCCCATTTCGCCTCCGTATAGTTTTGCATCATCCTGCAAATAATCATACACGGGAGTGTCATCGATGATTTCGTTTGTTGGCGAAATGAAGATATAGTTCTTTACCGCATTGTAAAATCCGTTGACAAAAAATTCCAGGTGCTCATTCCGGTATTCCAGGGAAAGATCTGTTTGAAAGTTTTGTTCGTTATTGAGGTTGTAGTTCCCTCTTTCATATCTATTTGTCCCTTCATGGATGCCGTTGGATGTGAGTTCGGCCAGATTTGGTGCACGAAACCCACTGGCGAAATTTAGTCTGACCGAGGTTAATTCAGATAAATCAACTTTTCCTCCAAGAGCCGCGGTAAAACTGGTAAAAGTTTTGTCCAAAGCCGGAATATAGTCTGAATCCTCTATGGATCTTGCCGCCTCACTTTTTATTTTTCGACTATCAAAACGAACTCCTGCCTGAAGATCCAATTTCTCTAAATGATAATGGGATGTTGCCAAAATACCTACATCAGTAGTATTTGCATCGGGAATCAATATTTCCTCTCCTTTATTTTTGTTGTTTTGGAACATTCCCTGCAAGCCGACGATGGTTTCAAACTTCCCAAAATCGGGCAGATTGTATTTCAGGTCGTAATTAAAAGTGGTGAGTTGCATACGCAGGGCAGCCAATGTGGGATCATCTTCAAATTCACGTCTATCGTTAAATAAATAGCCCATTTTTAAATCCAAACTGGAATTTTTCAAAAACAGCGTATTGTCCAAACTCAAGATATGGTTGTCTATTTCTTGAAAAGGAAGTTCAAGCTTAGTCGATTTGGTTTGTTCTCCGATTTCATCAGCAATGCCGATATTCGAACGGTTATAGTTATAACGAACCGTAGATTTGAATTTGGTGCCCAAATACTGTATTCCGGTTTTAAAATCCTTTTCGTTAAATCGGGAATTTGTTACTCGGTAGTCCGCTCCCGTTTTATAATCACTAAAAGAGGAATAGGATCCACGGGAGAGGAATTTCAATTTTTTACCAGATGTTTTTACTCCCAAATTGGTAGATGTTCCTAAGGTATTGGAGAAATATGAACTGCTGATGTCTCCGTGGGTTTCATTAAAAGGAGCAAATTTTTCGGGATTGAGATACAGCACGCCTCCCAAGGCATCACTGCCATAAAGAAGAGAAGCAGGGCCTTTGATAACTTCCACGCTTTCAACTCCAGCTTCGTTTATACCAAGTCCATGTTCGTCACCAAATTGCTGGTTTTCCAGTCGTACACCTTGGGTATAGGTGAGTACCCGGTTGGAACTGAGACCACGGATTACGGGTTTGCCGATTCCTTCTCCGGTACTAATTATATCGACTCCTGGAATATTTTTTATACCGTCTGCCAATGTCACCGCGCCAGCGGAATTGAGTTCAGAAGTAGAAACGCGTTCTACTTTCATCACATTTTCACTTTGAAGTTTATGAAATGGGGTTGAGACAATTACTTCCTCCATTTCCACTGCACTTTCTACCATTTGCATGTCTTCGGTGAATATGTTATTGCCAATGAAATTCAGTTTTAGGGAAACTGTACTATAACCCAGGTATGAGAAAATAATGGTGTAATTTCCGTCGGGAATATTTTTTAGTGTGTAGTTACCATCAAAATCGGCTGCGGTGCCTTTTTCGAGTTGTGGAATATAAACTGTTCCCATAATGGGAGTTCCGGTTTGTTTGGAGGTAATGGTTCCTTTTAATTCGTTTTGGGCAGTTGTGGCCATTCCAATAAGTAAGAATACAACGAAAGCAAATTTATTCTGCATGTTTCTTAATTTAATTTTAAAAATTTAGGGCTCCAATTTTAAAAGTGTGGTCTTGCTTAACTTTAGGTTTCCCCATTTGGTTTTCCGGAAAATGGATATTTATTCAATAGAAAACCAGATAGTTGATTTATCGTATACATCAAACATTGTGATAACTTTAAGTTGGATGGATAACGAACTACCTATGAGTATCGAACAATTCTAAGGTGTAATGGTAAAATGGAGCTATTATTATTAGCCGGAAATCAAGAAATTGAGGGAGGGCCTCTAAGGAAGAAATGTGGAGCGCTTTGAAGTATTTCGGCTTCTCTATATTCATTTTGTGCAGTATTTTGACCGAATACGTAGGAGAATTCTGGAAGTTGCTGCGGTTTAAAATCGAAAGATGAAAAATGAAAATCGCAAATGGAACAATCCAATTGCTTTTTATGAAGGTGTGTGGAAAAATCATTACAAACCTGATGCTCATGGCCATCCAGCGCATGTGCCGTTTGTATGGCAATAGGGAACATCAAGGCGAACGAAAAAATCGTTGCAATGAAAATCTTAAATGGTCTATGTATAAACAATATTTACTTTATTGACTTAAGATTAGTATCCCTATTAGCCTTATCAAGAATTCTATTTTTGGATTTTTTTTCTTTAAATAGGAAACCCAGTCCTAACGATCGTAACATCTTTTTTTCGAACCACCAAAAAAACTCAAATTGGCCAAATACCCAG includes:
- a CDS encoding tRNA dihydrouridine synthase, giving the protein MASTLLSSPLQGFTDFRFRNAFNHYFGGIDTFYAPYIRLNGKMTIKQSFKNDLAPENNSTVEVIPQIITNDADEFIFVAKYVQSLGYKELNWNLGCPYPMVAKSGMGSGLICNPPKIDEILDRAHNETDILVSMKMRMGYEHAEEILEAFTVLDKYPLKNIAIHARIGKQLYKGPVDLDAFEKCIDSSIHKLYYNGDITSVATFKAIEDRFKSIDHFMIGRGLIADPFLPSMIKNNTMEYPKNRWEIFSEFHDTIYQQYDEYLSGPTPIKMKMLGFWEFFSQATSNPQKTYKAIKKATNPIKYKQAVAQILHTEMKVADL
- a CDS encoding DUF5053 domain-containing protein, yielding MKWAHISTHYFGKSRSWFRQKLNGYDGNNNESDFTEEEKELLKNSLYDLSERIRKCADKI
- a CDS encoding IS4 family transposase, yielding MFSNELKTEFKVSNEHFTRNRKQCFPILLLFMLNFLRKSLSLEIENFTSLLKAGSNSKFTKSAFVQARKKIRPEVFDELSRVLLNEFYTDNVPAIKLWNGFRLLAVDGTRITLPITDELKAIYGETKNQSSTVLVQARCSVIYDVLNKYVLDGILAPVVRGERDLALTHLEHCKSNDLIIYDRGYPSYDFIQQHVKSEFDYLMRVKTSFSGLVMDFEKSRKKSLVVAIYPGKNAKLTDKEYTKNCPIKVRLVRIELGKGNVEILMTSLLDSNLYPTSQFKELYFKRWGVETFYDELKNKLRVEHFSGYSNQSILQDFKAALFVSNVQTLIVSELEDELKDINRGKKYDYKVNTNISYGLLKNRVVTLFLDEKTDGSDIVEELKSLYKSHLVPSRPNRKSERNPGKYRARIKPKITKNQKDGV
- a CDS encoding HAD family hydrolase: MRLAELNFYNDDEGKPIGIHEYIGKRPVFAAGNSDGDYQMLQWTTTATGYPRFGMFVHHTDSEREYAYDRSSHIGKLEKGLDDAAKNNWLIVDMKKDWAKIYPGISKD
- a CDS encoding YqhA family protein encodes the protein MKIILRITIFVICVFTFLNALVFVGISVYHSIHAYLMIIEGHMENRPGIYLAEALDAFLLAIVFIIFAIGIGKLFFPDSKLLMNIQFSWLNPKSFSDLKGILWEAILTTLVVLFATMVVHQMNDLTWNLLIIPAAILLIAIAL
- a CDS encoding TonB-dependent receptor — encoded protein: MQNKFAFVVFLLIGMATTAQNELKGTITSKQTGTPIMGTVYIPQLEKGTAADFDGNYTLKNIPDGNYTIIFSYLGYSTVSLKLNFIGNNIFTEDMQMVESAVEMEEVIVSTPFHKLQSENVMKVERVSTSELNSAGAVTLADGIKNIPGVDIISTGEGIGKPVIRGLSSNRVLTYTQGVRLENQQFGDEHGLGINEAGVESVEVIKGPASLLYGSDALGGVLYLNPEKFAPFNETHGDISSSYFSNTLGTSTNLGVKTSGKKLKFLSRGSYSSFSDYKTGADYRVTNSRFNEKDFKTGIQYLGTKFKSTVRYNYNRSNIGIADEIGEQTKSTKLELPFQEIDNHILSLDNTLFLKNSSLDLKMGYLFNDRREFEDDPTLAALRMQLTTFNYDLKYNLPDFGKFETIVGLQGMFQNNKNKGEEILIPDANTTDVGILATSHYHLEKLDLQAGVRFDSRKIKSEAARSIEDSDYIPALDKTFTSFTAALGGKVDLSELTSVRLNFASGFRAPNLAELTSNGIHEGTNRYERGNYNLNNEQNFQTDLSLEYRNEHLEFFVNGFYNAVKNYIFISPTNEIIDDTPVYDYLQDDAKLYGGEMGFHLHPHPLDWLHFESSFETVTGKLQNDDYLPLIPANSIQNTFRVEFEDGKTRKKSSAFITLKNIFDQTNISDFETRTGGYSLLSAGVESSFKIDKFLLKVGLNGTNLTDKKYVAHLSRFKPEGIFNIGRSVNFSLKLEF